Proteins found in one Methylophilaceae bacterium genomic segment:
- the purF gene encoding amidophosphoribosyltransferase gives MCGIIGVVGKNPVNQLLYDGLLVLQHRGQDAAGIVTCDGNTFFMHKSNGLVKDVFQTRHMRSLIGNAGIAHVRYPTAGSSSAAEAQPFYVNSPFGIVLGHNGNLTNSEQLKSEIFKQDLRHINTTSDSEVLLNVLAHEIEKTSKSAVLNNDMVFDAVTNVHRRCKGAYAVVAMIADFGLLAFRDTHGIRPLVIGKMDTEKGSEYIVASESVALDVLGFTLMRDVEPGEAIFIDMDGNLFSKQCAENPQLTPCIFEYVYLARPDSLIDGVSVYQTRLDMGASLAEKIKREWGHLDIDVVIPIPDTSRPSALQVGIALGLEYREGFIKNRYIGRTFIMPGQALRKKSVRQKLNPIKVEFEGKNVLLIDDSIVRGTTSKQIVQMARDAGARKVYFASAAPPVRFPNVYGIDMPSRDELLATDRTDQQICEEIGADALIYQDLKALEDNILALNPKIKDFDSSCFDGHYVTGDIDAVYLNRIETLRGDLTQTVRPPNSTTQMDLNLVGTEEEELAGHGA, from the coding sequence ATGTGTGGAATTATAGGAGTTGTAGGTAAAAATCCAGTCAATCAACTGTTGTACGACGGTTTATTGGTATTACAGCATCGAGGTCAAGATGCTGCTGGCATCGTTACTTGTGATGGGAATACTTTTTTTATGCATAAAAGTAATGGTTTAGTTAAAGATGTATTTCAAACCAGACACATGCGAAGCTTGATTGGTAACGCAGGGATCGCACATGTGCGGTACCCAACAGCAGGATCTTCCAGCGCTGCCGAAGCACAGCCGTTTTATGTTAACTCTCCATTTGGCATTGTGCTAGGACATAACGGCAATCTCACCAACTCTGAACAACTGAAATCAGAAATCTTTAAGCAGGATTTGCGGCATATCAATACAACGTCAGATTCTGAAGTATTGCTGAATGTGTTAGCGCATGAAATTGAAAAGACTTCTAAAAGTGCAGTGCTCAATAACGATATGGTTTTTGATGCTGTTACCAATGTTCACCGTCGTTGCAAAGGCGCTTATGCGGTTGTGGCCATGATTGCTGATTTTGGATTGCTTGCCTTCCGCGATACACATGGTATTCGTCCATTAGTCATTGGGAAAATGGATACAGAAAAAGGATCAGAATATATTGTTGCTTCTGAAAGTGTTGCACTTGATGTGCTTGGATTTACCTTGATGCGAGATGTTGAGCCTGGCGAGGCAATATTCATTGATATGGATGGTAATTTATTTAGTAAGCAATGTGCTGAAAACCCACAACTAACACCCTGTATTTTTGAGTATGTTTACTTAGCCAGACCTGACTCTCTCATTGATGGTGTTTCGGTCTATCAAACACGCCTCGATATGGGCGCCAGTCTAGCAGAAAAAATAAAACGAGAATGGGGACATTTAGATATTGATGTGGTCATTCCAATTCCCGATACCAGCCGCCCAAGTGCGCTGCAAGTGGGGATTGCATTAGGGTTGGAGTACCGAGAAGGATTTATTAAAAATCGTTATATTGGACGCACCTTTATTATGCCTGGTCAGGCATTACGTAAAAAGTCAGTGCGGCAAAAATTAAACCCAATTAAAGTCGAATTTGAGGGTAAAAATGTACTGCTGATTGATGACTCAATTGTGAGAGGTACAACGTCAAAACAAATTGTACAAATGGCACGTGATGCAGGTGCTCGAAAAGTATATTTTGCTTCTGCTGCGCCACCAGTTCGCTTTCCCAATGTATATGGCATTGATATGCCAAGTCGCGATGAATTGTTAGCAACAGATCGTACAGATCAACAAATCTGTGAAGAGATTGGTGCCGATGCTTTGATTTATCAAGATTTAAAAGCCTTAGAAGATAATATACTTGCATTGAATCCGAAAATTAAAGACTTTGATTCTAGTTGTTTTGATGGGCACTATGTAACAGGTGATATTGATGCGGTTTATTTAAACCGTATTGAAACCTTGCGCGGTGATTTAACTCAAACAGTGAGACCACCCAACTCAACCACACAAATGGATTTGAATTTGGTTGGTACTGAAGAGGAAGAACTGGCAGGGCACGGAGCTTGA
- a CDS encoding SPOR domain-containing protein, with amino-acid sequence MQGDQSDLELIFKKRARRRLVGAIALVLLMITLLPVLLKDRALSNTSQEIAIVISNETLPDNAPTEINDNTPTDIVIAPEKPDAIEPPEKMAKLDSQVTANQPKETTKIVDEPITDIKVMPVIDATKVPSQNVSNQFYVQIGVFSDPENVKKLQLKLDELGYQSVIEKLTTETGEKTRLRTTTFVGKNDAIIALENIKDAGLTGMVVSQK; translated from the coding sequence ATGCAGGGCGATCAATCTGATCTAGAGTTGATTTTTAAAAAACGCGCACGACGCCGTTTAGTGGGTGCAATTGCCTTAGTGTTGCTCATGATTACATTGTTGCCTGTTTTGTTAAAAGATCGTGCCTTATCCAACACATCGCAAGAAATTGCGATCGTTATTTCAAATGAGACACTTCCAGATAATGCGCCTACTGAAATTAATGATAATACGCCCACAGACATTGTGATTGCGCCAGAAAAGCCTGATGCGATTGAGCCGCCTGAAAAAATGGCTAAGCTAGACAGTCAAGTGACGGCTAATCAACCTAAAGAAACAACAAAAATAGTTGATGAGCCAATAACAGACATCAAAGTAATGCCAGTCATCGATGCTACAAAAGTCCCTTCACAAAATGTATCGAATCAATTTTATGTACAAATAGGTGTTTTTTCTGACCCAGAAAATGTTAAAAAACTACAATTGAAATTAGATGAGCTAGGCTATCAATCAGTTATTGAAAAACTAACGACTGAAACAGGCGAAAAAACACGATTACGTACAACCACATTTGTTGGTAAGAATGATGCAATTATCGCGCTTGAGAATATTAAAGATGCTGGGCTTACCGGCATGGTCGTTAGTCAAAAATAA
- the trpB gene encoding tryptophan synthase subunit beta encodes MQLYDMPDERGHFGQFGGSFVAETLVEALDELRLMYEKYRHDPAFLAEYAYDLKHFVGRPSPIYHAQRWSDKVGGAQIYLKREDLNHTGAHKVNNTIGQALLAKRMGKPRVIAETGAGQHGVATATIAARLGLKCVVYMGSEDVKRQAPNVFRMKLLGATVVPVESGSKTLKDALNEAMRDWVTNISDTFYIIGTVAGPHPYPMMVRDFQAVIGIEAKQQMQDMVGRQPDAVVACVGGGSNAMGIFYPYIDVPNVRLIGVEAAGDGLETGRHAAPLSTNSDVGVLHGNRTYLMQDQDGNIVETHSISAGLDYPGVGPEHAWLKDIKRAEYVGITDDEAMTAFHSLCRTEGIIPALESSHALAHAEKMAKTMRKDEIILINLSGRGDKDINTVAQLANITL; translated from the coding sequence ATGCAGTTATACGATATGCCAGACGAAAGAGGTCATTTTGGTCAATTTGGAGGTTCTTTTGTTGCAGAAACATTGGTTGAAGCACTAGATGAACTACGTCTCATGTATGAAAAGTATCGGCATGATCCTGCCTTTTTGGCCGAATATGCCTATGACTTAAAACATTTCGTTGGAAGGCCTAGTCCGATTTACCATGCACAACGATGGTCTGATAAAGTTGGTGGTGCCCAAATCTATTTAAAACGCGAAGATCTCAATCATACCGGTGCACATAAAGTGAATAACACCATCGGCCAAGCTTTATTGGCAAAGCGCATGGGCAAACCCAGAGTGATTGCAGAAACGGGCGCAGGCCAGCATGGAGTTGCAACGGCTACAATTGCAGCGCGACTAGGGCTTAAATGTGTGGTGTACATGGGTAGTGAGGACGTTAAACGCCAAGCCCCCAATGTGTTTAGAATGAAGTTGCTTGGTGCAACAGTGGTGCCTGTGGAAAGTGGATCCAAAACGTTAAAAGATGCTTTAAATGAAGCCATGCGTGATTGGGTTACTAATATTTCAGATACGTTTTATATTATTGGTACTGTTGCTGGTCCGCATCCTTATCCTATGATGGTCCGTGATTTTCAAGCAGTGATTGGCATTGAAGCAAAACAACAAATGCAAGATATGGTAGGCCGTCAACCGGATGCGGTTGTTGCTTGTGTTGGTGGCGGTTCAAATGCGATGGGCATTTTTTATCCCTATATTGATGTGCCAAATGTACGTTTAATTGGTGTTGAGGCGGCTGGAGATGGCCTAGAAACTGGGCGGCATGCGGCGCCCTTAAGTACCAATAGTGATGTTGGGGTGTTGCACGGAAATAGAACTTACTTAATGCAAGATCAAGACGGCAACATTGTTGAAACACATTCAATTTCTGCTGGTTTAGATTATCCAGGTGTTGGCCCTGAGCATGCTTGGTTAAAAGATATTAAGCGTGCGGAATATGTTGGTATAACCGATGATGAGGCGATGACTGCATTTCATAGTTTGTGTCGCACAGAGGGCATAATACCTGCATTGGAATCGAGCCATGCATTGGCCCATGCCGAAAAAATGGCTAAAACAATGCGTAAAGATGAGATTATCTTAATCAATCTGTCTGGCCGAGGCGATAAAGACATCAATACAGTAGCTCAGCTTGCAAATATCACTCTATAA
- a CDS encoding acetyl-CoA carboxylase carboxyltransferase subunit beta, protein MSWLDKIPQKIQHVVGKVQKRSMPEGLWSKCDACQSVLYKTDLEGNAEVCPQCDHHNRISARARIGFLLDKGGQTEIGANVAPIDSLKFQDSKKYTERMKEAQKTVKEMDALIVMQGAILEMPVVVAAFEFKFMGGSMGSVVGERFVRGVNAAIENKSPFICIAASGGARMQEGLLSLMQMAKTSAALTKLSEARLPFISILTDPTMGGVSASFAMLGDIIIAEPNALIGFAGPRVIEQTVRETLPDGFQRAEFLLEHGAIDLIIDRREMREKLHNLLSNLMHAV, encoded by the coding sequence ATGAGTTGGTTAGATAAAATTCCACAAAAGATTCAACATGTAGTGGGTAAAGTACAAAAGCGCAGCATGCCCGAGGGTTTATGGAGCAAGTGCGATGCATGCCAGTCCGTATTATATAAAACGGATTTGGAAGGCAATGCAGAAGTCTGTCCACAATGTGACCATCATAATCGCATTTCAGCGAGAGCTAGAATTGGCTTCTTGTTAGATAAAGGAGGTCAAACAGAAATTGGTGCAAATGTAGCACCTATCGATTCCTTAAAATTTCAAGATAGTAAAAAATATACTGAGCGCATGAAAGAGGCACAAAAAACAGTTAAAGAAATGGATGCTTTAATTGTGATGCAAGGTGCAATTCTAGAAATGCCAGTTGTTGTTGCTGCTTTTGAATTTAAATTTATGGGTGGCTCAATGGGATCGGTAGTCGGAGAGCGTTTTGTGCGGGGTGTTAATGCTGCAATTGAAAACAAAAGCCCATTTATTTGTATAGCAGCCAGTGGCGGTGCGCGTATGCAAGAAGGCTTATTGTCATTAATGCAAATGGCAAAAACAAGTGCAGCGTTAACAAAGCTCTCTGAAGCTCGATTGCCCTTTATTTCAATTTTGACTGATCCTACAATGGGCGGGGTATCAGCCAGCTTTGCTATGTTGGGTGATATTATCATTGCCGAACCGAATGCCCTGATTGGGTTTGCTGGACCACGTGTGATTGAGCAGACAGTACGCGAAACGCTGCCAGATGGTTTTCAGCGTGCCGAATTTTTACTTGAGCATGGAGCAATTGATCTAATTATTGATCGACGCGAAATGCGAGAGAAATTACATAATTTGTTATCTAATTTAATGCACGCTGTTTAA
- a CDS encoding CvpA family protein, with amino-acid sequence MTSFDYIVIAIIVLSVVVSMMRGAVKEMLAIVGWFVAFYVSKAYSVMLADFLPEGIPTEALKTLIAFLIILIAVLFLTGLLAMAISSMVSKIGLGWLNRFFGVLFGFAKGLLIACLLVFLAGLTNLPKEQMWTDALLSDPLEILVKSVLPWLPEGVSKHVKYD; translated from the coding sequence TTGACCAGTTTCGACTATATTGTTATAGCCATTATTGTTTTATCCGTAGTGGTTAGCATGATGCGAGGTGCTGTTAAAGAGATGCTGGCGATTGTAGGATGGTTTGTTGCTTTTTATGTTTCTAAAGCATACTCAGTGATGCTGGCCGATTTTCTTCCTGAGGGGATTCCGACAGAAGCATTAAAAACACTCATCGCTTTTTTGATTATATTAATCGCAGTATTGTTTCTAACTGGTCTACTAGCGATGGCAATTTCTAGCATGGTGAGTAAAATAGGCTTGGGTTGGTTAAATCGATTTTTTGGTGTGCTTTTTGGGTTTGCAAAAGGATTGTTAATCGCTTGTCTATTGGTTTTTTTAGCGGGATTAACCAATTTACCAAAAGAACAAATGTGGACTGATGCGCTATTAAGTGATCCACTTGAAATATTAGTAAAATCAGTATTGCCGTGGTTGCCTGAAGGTGTCAGCAAGCATGTTAAATATGATTAA
- the trpA gene encoding tryptophan synthase subunit alpha, translating to MSRIQSTFAALKANNKKALIPYITAGDPHPKFTVELMHTMVASGADIIELGVPFSDPMADGPVIQRASERALAHKIGLRTVLALVKEFRLTDDRTPVVLMGYANPIEAMGTAIFAASAKESGVDGVLTVDYPPEECDGFITELNQHGIDSIFLLSPTTEEKRIDLVVKQATGFLYYVSLKGVTGAANLDVEEVKARVANIRKQTNLPVGVGFGVKDAATAKSVAAFADAVVVGSRTVLTIEQSTEENLFANIRALIEELRVAID from the coding sequence ATGTCAAGAATACAATCTACGTTTGCTGCATTAAAAGCAAACAATAAAAAAGCACTTATTCCTTACATCACAGCAGGTGATCCGCATCCAAAATTCACGGTTGAATTGATGCATACGATGGTTGCATCAGGTGCAGATATTATAGAGCTAGGGGTGCCATTTTCTGACCCAATGGCAGATGGCCCCGTTATTCAGCGAGCAAGTGAGAGGGCGCTCGCACACAAAATTGGTTTGCGTACAGTGTTAGCATTGGTAAAAGAATTTCGCCTGACAGATGACCGTACCCCTGTTGTATTGATGGGTTATGCTAATCCAATTGAGGCAATGGGCACTGCGATTTTTGCAGCAAGTGCTAAAGAGTCTGGTGTTGATGGTGTATTAACAGTGGATTATCCGCCTGAAGAGTGTGACGGCTTTATTACTGAACTTAATCAGCATGGTATTGATAGTATTTTTTTACTGTCACCTACAACAGAAGAAAAACGCATTGATTTAGTAGTAAAGCAAGCCACAGGCTTTTTATACTATGTTTCGTTAAAAGGTGTGACTGGTGCAGCTAATTTGGATGTTGAAGAAGTAAAAGCACGTGTTGCCAATATTCGAAAACAAACCAACTTGCCTGTTGGCGTTGGCTTTGGCGTTAAAGATGCAGCAACAGCAAAATCTGTAGCTGCCTTTGCTGATGCTGTTGTCGTTGGAAGTCGCACAGTATTAACGATAGAGCAATCAACGGAAGAAAACTTGTTTGCAAACATTCGTGCATTAATAGAAGAATTGCGCGTAGCAATCGATTAG
- a CDS encoding O-succinylhomoserine sulfhydrylase: MNKKYHPDTISVRAGNAPTALGENSEAIFLNSSFRFESAAQAAARFSGEEQGNIYSRFTNPTVTAFQDKLAAMEGAEQCVATASGMSAILACVMGLCSTGDHVVASQSIFGTSVQLFTNILKRWGLEVTLVSLTDSAAWQAAITPKTKLFFVETPSNPLTEVCDIQALANIAHQAGVYLVVDNCFCTPAIQRPLALGADIIIHSATKYIDGQGRCLGGAVLGSTVLMEPVYAYLRTAGVTMSAFNAWVFLKGLETLPIRMEAHARKAMNLAAWLEAQPQVARVFYPGLQSHPQHELAMHQQTNGGGIVSFEVKPKKGQTEQQAAWAVIDATEMISITANLGDAKSTITHPATTTHSRITREAREASGIKDSLIRIAVGLEHEDDLMADLGLLTS; this comes from the coding sequence ATGAATAAAAAATACCATCCAGATACAATCAGTGTTCGAGCTGGCAACGCACCAACTGCCTTGGGTGAAAATTCTGAGGCTATATTTTTGAACTCTAGTTTTAGGTTTGAAAGTGCCGCCCAAGCTGCAGCTCGATTTAGTGGAGAGGAGCAAGGCAATATTTACTCCCGTTTTACCAATCCAACAGTGACGGCATTTCAAGATAAGCTTGCTGCAATGGAGGGGGCAGAGCAATGTGTGGCCACCGCTAGTGGCATGTCTGCAATTTTGGCGTGCGTGATGGGCTTGTGCTCAACAGGCGATCATGTGGTTGCATCACAAAGTATTTTCGGCACATCGGTACAATTATTCACTAATATATTAAAACGTTGGGGGCTGGAGGTGACGTTAGTGTCATTAACTGATTCAGCAGCATGGCAAGCGGCCATTACGCCAAAAACTAAATTATTTTTTGTTGAGACACCGTCAAATCCATTAACTGAGGTCTGTGATATTCAAGCGCTAGCAAATATTGCGCACCAAGCGGGCGTGTATTTAGTAGTAGATAATTGTTTTTGTACACCTGCAATCCAGCGACCATTGGCATTGGGTGCTGATATTATTATTCATTCAGCAACCAAATATATTGATGGGCAAGGGCGTTGTTTGGGTGGTGCTGTACTTGGCTCAACGGTATTAATGGAGCCTGTTTATGCATATTTACGTACAGCAGGCGTAACCATGAGCGCATTTAACGCCTGGGTCTTTTTGAAGGGGTTGGAAACTTTACCTATCCGAATGGAGGCACATGCACGTAAGGCGATGAACTTGGCGGCTTGGTTAGAAGCTCAGCCGCAAGTTGCTCGCGTATTTTACCCTGGGCTTCAATCACATCCTCAACACGAGCTTGCAATGCACCAGCAAACCAATGGCGGCGGTATAGTGAGTTTTGAAGTGAAGCCTAAAAAGGGGCAAACTGAACAGCAAGCAGCTTGGGCGGTGATTGACGCAACAGAGATGATATCGATTACCGCGAATCTAGGCGATGCTAAAAGTACCATTACACATCCCGCAACAACAACACACAGTCGCATTACCCGCGAAGCAAGAGAAGCCTCTGGGATTAAAGACAGTTTAATTCGGATTGCAGTAGGATTGGAGCATGAAGATGATTTAATGGCCGATCTTGGATTATTAACTTCTTAA
- the gyrA gene encoding DNA gyrase subunit A, with product MDQFAKETLPISLEDEMRRSYLDYAMSVIVGRALPDVRDGLKPVHRRVLYAMHELGNDYNKPYKKSARIVGDVIGKYHPHGDTAVYDTIVRMAQDFSLRYMLVDGQGNFGSVDGDNAAAMRYTEIRMAKIAHELLADIEKETVDFGPNYDGSENEPLIMPARIPNLLINGSSGIAVGMATNIPPHNLNEVLEACLALLENPETTVDELIDLIPAPDFPTAGIIYGTTGVKEGYRTGRGRVVMRGRTHFEDMDKGGNRQSIIIDELPYQVNKKTLIEKIAELVNDKKIEGISDLRDESDKSGMRVVIELKRGEVPEVVLNNLYKQTQLQDTFGMNMVALLDGQPRLLNLKQILEAFLRHRREVITRRTVFELRKARDRGHVLEGLAVALANVDEMIAIIKAAPTPPEAKEKLMERAWTSPVVEEMLKRAAMEASRPDGLSVDFGLTPTGYKLSGVQAQEILQMRLQRLTGLEQDKVVNEYKEVMDVIADLLDILANAHRVTTMIKDELTEIGKGFGDKRRSEIVENTQDLSLEDLITPQDVVVTLSHTGYVKSQLLEEYRAQKRGGRGKTAAPTKEDDFIDKLFIANTHDYILCFSSLGQVYWLKVYEVPQGSRIGRGKPIVNLFPLAEGEKINAILPVKAFTENEYIFMTTAKGTVKKTALTEFNKPRKSGIIAIKLDEGDYLIGAEITNGKNDVVLVSDGGKAVWFSEDDVRPMGRATRGVRGMKLAAGQQVLSLLIADDDQQSVLVATENGYGKRTILSDFRHSGRGTQGVKAIAISERNGKAIAARLVSAEDEIMLITTGGVLIRTRVKEIRDMGRAAQGVTLINLGQGEKLSGLEKVVETEDDEE from the coding sequence ATGGATCAATTCGCAAAAGAAACCCTGCCGATTAGCTTAGAAGACGAAATGCGTCGTTCTTACTTGGATTATGCGATGAGCGTGATTGTGGGAAGAGCGTTACCAGATGTGCGCGATGGACTCAAGCCTGTACATAGACGTGTATTGTATGCGATGCATGAGTTAGGCAACGACTACAATAAGCCATATAAAAAATCAGCGCGTATTGTTGGTGATGTGATTGGTAAATACCATCCGCATGGTGATACGGCGGTCTATGACACTATTGTGCGTATGGCGCAGGACTTTTCATTACGCTATATGTTAGTCGATGGGCAAGGTAACTTTGGTTCGGTTGATGGCGATAACGCGGCTGCAATGCGATACACAGAAATTCGTATGGCAAAAATTGCACATGAGCTACTTGCAGATATCGAAAAAGAAACCGTAGACTTTGGCCCAAACTATGATGGCTCTGAAAATGAACCACTTATTATGCCTGCGCGTATTCCTAATTTGCTGATTAATGGTAGCTCTGGAATTGCTGTGGGGATGGCGACTAATATCCCACCGCATAATTTAAATGAAGTGTTGGAGGCTTGTCTAGCTTTGCTAGAAAATCCAGAAACAACAGTAGATGAATTAATTGATTTAATCCCTGCGCCTGATTTCCCAACGGCCGGCATTATCTATGGCACAACGGGTGTTAAAGAGGGGTATCGCACAGGTCGTGGGCGCGTTGTGATGCGTGGCCGCACCCATTTTGAAGATATGGATAAAGGCGGTAACCGTCAATCCATTATTATTGATGAACTACCATATCAAGTAAATAAAAAGACCTTAATTGAGAAAATAGCAGAGTTAGTCAATGATAAAAAAATCGAAGGCATTTCTGATTTACGTGATGAATCTGACAAGTCTGGTATGCGCGTTGTCATTGAATTAAAGCGTGGTGAAGTGCCAGAAGTTGTGTTGAATAATCTCTATAAGCAAACGCAATTACAAGATACCTTTGGTATGAATATGGTTGCTTTGTTAGATGGTCAGCCTCGTTTATTAAACCTCAAGCAAATTCTTGAAGCATTCTTGCGTCATCGTCGCGAGGTGATTACGCGTAGAACTGTTTTTGAATTAAGAAAAGCACGCGATCGAGGTCATGTGTTGGAAGGCTTGGCTGTTGCTTTAGCGAATGTGGATGAAATGATTGCCATCATTAAAGCTGCGCCAACACCACCAGAAGCAAAAGAAAAATTAATGGAGCGCGCATGGACATCGCCAGTAGTCGAGGAAATGCTCAAACGTGCGGCAATGGAGGCCTCACGCCCTGATGGTTTGTCGGTCGACTTTGGCTTAACGCCGACTGGCTACAAACTCTCTGGTGTACAAGCGCAAGAAATTCTACAGATGCGTTTGCAACGTTTAACCGGCTTAGAGCAGGATAAAGTTGTTAATGAATATAAAGAAGTGATGGATGTGATCGCTGACTTATTGGATATTTTGGCAAACGCGCACCGTGTCACAACAATGATTAAAGATGAATTGACTGAAATAGGTAAAGGTTTTGGTGATAAGCGACGCAGTGAAATTGTTGAAAACACACAAGACTTATCACTAGAAGATTTAATTACACCACAAGATGTCGTGGTAACTCTGTCGCATACCGGTTACGTAAAATCACAGTTGTTAGAAGAATACCGTGCTCAAAAACGCGGTGGTCGAGGTAAAACAGCCGCGCCAACAAAAGAAGATGACTTTATTGATAAGTTATTTATTGCCAATACCCATGATTATATTTTATGTTTTAGCAGCCTGGGACAAGTCTATTGGTTGAAAGTGTATGAAGTGCCGCAAGGTAGTCGAATTGGTCGTGGTAAACCGATTGTTAATTTATTCCCGTTAGCAGAAGGTGAAAAAATTAACGCCATACTGCCAGTAAAAGCGTTTACTGAGAATGAATATATTTTCATGACAACAGCCAAAGGCACCGTTAAGAAAACAGCATTAACCGAGTTTAATAAACCCCGTAAATCAGGCATTATTGCCATTAAGTTAGATGAGGGTGATTATCTGATTGGCGCTGAAATTACGAATGGTAAAAATGACGTTGTTTTAGTATCTGATGGTGGTAAAGCGGTTTGGTTTAGCGAAGATGATGTGCGCCCAATGGGTCGTGCTACGCGCGGTGTGCGCGGCATGAAACTTGCCGCTGGTCAGCAAGTGTTGTCGTTGTTGATTGCTGACGATGATCAGCAGTCGGTATTGGTTGCAACTGAAAATGGTTACGGTAAACGGACGATATTATCCGATTTCCGTCATTCAGGTCGGGGTACACAAGGCGTAAAAGCAATTGCGATTAGTGAACGTAATGGTAAAGCGATTGCGGCTAGATTAGTGAGTGCAGAAGACGAGATTATGTTGATTACAACTGGTGGCGTGCTGATACGTACACGTGTGAAAGAGATTCGTGATATGGGGCGTGCGGCACAAGGCGTGACGCTGATTAATTTAGGTCAAGGTGAAAAATTATCTGGGCTGGAAAAAGTAGTTGAAACAGAAGATGACGAAGAATAG
- the folC gene encoding bifunctional tetrahydrofolate synthase/dihydrofolate synthase, with product MNDLLAQPQSLAKWLTYIEALHPKSIAMGLDRVSEVACRLGLSPQFPIISIAGTNGKGSTCAMLEQIYLAAGYRVGAYTSPHLKRYNERVRVNHQEASDEELCVAFSAVERARGDVVLTYFEMGTLAAMWHFEQSHLDVAVLEVGMGGRLDAVNVFEPSCAIITCVDLDHLEYLGDTREKIGAEKAGVYRPHKVAICGDVNPPQTVIHHANTIGADLHLINRDFFVQSSPNGWQYQTSDLTLSMSPLALQGDFQLNNAACAICAVEQLNQQLPVKMEAIDETLKTVTLLGRFYQVSQNPDIILDVAHNPQAALSLANNLKNNSHQGRTLGVFAMLADKDIEQVVNALLPYISIWYLADNHHARGATADDLIQYLQPKAKNGLTKVFHRVAEALEAACKEADKNDRIIVFGSFYTVADAIDALNVQGV from the coding sequence GTGAATGATTTACTTGCCCAGCCACAATCACTTGCGAAGTGGTTGACGTATATAGAAGCACTACACCCCAAATCTATCGCGATGGGTTTAGATCGCGTCAGTGAAGTGGCTTGTCGGTTAGGTTTGTCACCACAATTTCCCATTATTAGTATTGCTGGCACCAATGGGAAAGGTTCCACTTGCGCCATGCTAGAGCAAATCTATCTTGCTGCTGGGTATCGTGTCGGTGCTTATACTTCCCCTCATTTAAAGCGTTATAACGAGCGTGTTCGAGTTAATCATCAAGAGGCTTCTGATGAGGAATTATGTGTCGCTTTTTCTGCCGTTGAACGTGCGCGCGGTGATGTAGTGCTGACTTACTTTGAAATGGGGACATTAGCTGCAATGTGGCATTTTGAACAATCTCATTTGGATGTTGCTGTTCTAGAGGTTGGTATGGGTGGCCGCTTGGATGCAGTGAATGTATTTGAACCAAGTTGCGCTATTATTACCTGTGTCGATTTAGATCATTTAGAGTATTTAGGCGATACGCGGGAAAAAATAGGTGCGGAAAAAGCAGGCGTTTATCGTCCGCATAAGGTAGCAATTTGCGGAGATGTGAATCCTCCTCAGACAGTCATTCATCACGCTAATACCATTGGTGCAGATCTACATTTGATTAATCGTGACTTTTTTGTGCAATCATCGCCAAATGGCTGGCAATATCAAACGTCAGACCTTACTTTATCCATGTCGCCATTAGCATTACAAGGCGATTTTCAGCTCAATAATGCAGCATGTGCCATTTGTGCAGTAGAACAATTAAACCAACAGCTCCCAGTAAAAATGGAGGCGATTGATGAAACGCTAAAAACAGTTACCTTACTTGGGCGATTTTATCAAGTTAGTCAAAATCCTGACATTATTTTAGATGTCGCCCACAATCCGCAAGCAGCGTTATCTTTGGCGAATAACCTTAAAAATAATAGCCATCAAGGACGAACATTAGGCGTTTTTGCCATGCTTGCAGATAAGGATATTGAACAAGTGGTTAATGCACTTTTACCTTATATCTCTATTTGGTATTTGGCCGATAATCATCATGCGCGAGGTGCAACGGCAGATGATTTAATCCAGTATTTGCAGCCAAAAGCAAAAAATGGCCTAACAAAAGTCTTTCACCGCGTTGCGGAAGCTTTAGAAGCTGCCTGTAAAGAGGCTGATAAAAATGATAGAATAATCGTATTTGGTTCGTTCTACACGGTAGCCGATGCCATCGATGCTTTAAATGTTCAAGGGGTGTAA